The following is a genomic window from Citrifermentans bemidjiense Bem.
CCCGTGTTTTTCAAAAAAAGCCTTTACGCGATCCTCACCCTGGGATACAGGCAGAAACCCGAGCACGTCCGCGAAGATCTGTTGCGGGCCCGGCAGATAGCGGACCAGATAGCGATAGCGCTCGAGAACGTCCGTCTCATCGAGGAATTGAACAACCTGAACCTGGGGACCATACGAGCCCTGGCCAATGCCGTCGACGCCAAATCCCCCTGGACCTCGGGCCATTCCTTGAGGGTAACCAACATCGCCCTCAACATCGGCAGGGAATTGGGGCTTTCCGCGACGGAACTGGAATCGCTGCATAGAGGCGGATTGTTCCACGACATCGGCAAGATCGGCGTTCCCGAATCGATACTGGACAAGCCGGGCAAACTGACAGACGAAGAGTTCGCAACGATACGCAAGCATCCCGAAATAGGTGTCGAGATCCTCAACCCTATCGAGGCGTACCACAAGCTCATTCCCATAGTGCTCCAGCATCATGAATGGTTTAACGGAAAAGGCTATCCCAATGGGCTGGCCGGAGACGCCATCTCGCCGCTTGCCCGCATCCTGGCAGTGGCGGACGTCTACGACGCCTTGATCTCCGACCGTCCTTACCGGCAGGGATGGGAGTTCGGGCGGGTGCTGTCGTATCTGGAGGAAAGCTCCGGGACCCAGTTCGACCCGGTAGTAATACAGGCGGTCCTCAGAATGAGTAACCGCGGCACCCTGGAGTCTTCGCCCCTTCTCTACCAGGAGACGGCATGACGGTTGCGGCTTTAAAGGCGAGGTTGAAAGGCCATGAAAATCATCTGTCCTAACTGCCACCACCGGCACCGGGGGCACATACCTCAAAGCACGATTACGCCTTTTTCACTGGTCTGCGCCCGATGCTCCACGGAGTTCCTGGTGAACTGGAAAATCAGGCTGGCAGGAAAGACGGACGACACCATCGTCGTCTGTTCCTGGTGCGCCGCAAAGCAACCGGACTCCGATCGATGCCAATACTGCGGGCGCCCCTTCTATGACTATGCCCACTGCAGGCAAACGCCAAGAAGAGCACCGAAGGCCAACCCAAAACGACGCGACGAAAAACCGGTTCAGGCTCAGCGGGCCGCACAAGGGGTTCCCGATACGCGGCGGGTGGCGGGTAGATTCCCTTCTGCCGCCAGACGGAAAATCTGCATGCTGGCATTAACGGCAATAGCTGTTCTTGGTATCTCGCTGAACTCCTTCTGGCACAAAAACAGCGAACAGCAGTACCTGACCAATTACGTGATCGCGCTTTACGGCATCCGGTCCGGGCTTGAGTTGAGCGGCAGGACATGCAGCGACATCGCCGCCGACTGGCAGAAGGACCTCGATGCAGGGAGGGAGGTGTCGAACGATATAAGCAGGAAGGAATCGGAAGACCTGGCGACAGTGAAGCGCGAGATCGACCTGGTAATGAGCAAGCTGAAACCGGCTCCGGAGAAGTTGGGCAGAAGTAGTGCAAAGCTGCAAGAGATGTATGACATCTATCTTGAGGTACACACCTTGGCGAACAGGCCCTTCGGCTCACCAAAGAGCATCATTTCGACGGTCGACAGCTTAAAGACCGCTTTTCGGCTGAAGGTTCGCGAGCTGAAACAGATCATGCCCCCGCAACTCTCAGACGAAATCACCAAGTCGGCCGTCAAATACGATCTGACTTTCCTGGACCAGGAAAACGCAACGGGGGAGAGGTAGTCCTCCGTGTCCAGCGTAGACCTCAGGGTCCTCTGTGTTCCGCTTCGGTTCGTTCCCTAATCGAACTCCAGCTTATAGTAGAGGTCGGCGCCGCTTTCGCTGCCGCTTTGGGTCTCTATCTGCCAACGCCGGTAGATGTCGTAACGGAGCCTGAAGAGGTTTTCCCCGGTGATGAGCGAGCGCCCGTAGCTCAGGTAAAGCTCCGGGGTCAGGTATTTGCCGACGGTGAACAGGGACTGCCCGCCTGCGGGTTCGGCCGCCGCGGCGCCGCCTGGGGTGGTAGATATCTCCTTGTAACCCATCCTTCCGGCCTTGGAGGTGTCCACCGTCTCCAGCCCGAGCGTGCTCAGCCCCAGCCGGTCCTTCACCTGTTCCTGCACGGATTCGGACTTGCCGAATGAGAAAAGAGAAGCTGCCGCGGTTGCCAGAAGGGCCCCCTGCTCACCGCTCGCGCCTAGCGGGTGGCCTAAAACCATGTAGGCGAGGATGTCGACCTCGGGCATGGGAGGCTCGGAGTACAGCTTCACCACCGGGGTGTTCAGGAATCCCCCCACGGTGACACCGGCCTTGACATCGCCGACCGTGCGCAGCGCGAGGATGTCGAGCGTGGGACGGTTTACCGGGTCGTTCACGTAGTAGATGCGTCCGCGCACGATCTCGAGATCCATGCCGTAGGCGCGGTAGCGTCCCTGGACCACGCGGATCTCGCCGGAGCTCTCGATGTTGTCGATTCCCTTCAGCACGAGGTCCATGTCGCCTACCAGGCGCGCGTCGATGCCGGAGGCCTCTACCCGGACCTTGTCGCCCAATACCACCTTGACCCGCCCATCGAGCACCAGCGGGAAGGGCTTTCGCGCGCTTTCGGCCGGCGCCCCCTCCAGGATCACGTCGGAACTCGCCGTTTCCGCCTGGTGCGCCGGCGACCCCAGGATCAGCATCTCGGGGACCCCGATCTCGCCCTGCAGGGTCACCCGGTCCCCTTCGCCCTTGAAGGTTAGCTGCGGCGAGGTCGTCATGCGGAGTTCCGGCAGGTAGACGGTCTGGAACCCTTGTCCGCTCAAGGTGCCGGTGTACCCGGCGATCTCCCTGCCGTTTAGCTGCACCAACAGATTCCCCACCAGTTCCCCCTCGCCGGAGCGGGCGCGCAGCCTTTCTATGCGTATCTGGTTGTGGGTTAGGAGGGCGGAGAGTTCAACGCCGGTGAGGCGGATTCCGGCGCTCGGGAGGTAGGCTCCGGCATCGGCGAGCCTGAGGCTCCCGACCAGCGCGGGGTCGCCCCAGGTGCCGCTCAGGGTGAGGTCGAGATCGAGGGCGCCGTGGGTCTCCTGGACCAGCCCCGGGAAAAGCGAGGTGAGGAAACCGCTTTCCTTCACTTTGCCGGCGAAACTCCCCCGCACCGCGCCTCGCGGGTCCTGCGCCACGGGGAGCCGGGCGGGAATGGGGAGCAGGATGTTCCCCTGAGCCTGCCCGTAGTCGGCAAGGGCCAGCGCCAGGTTACCGGTGAGCGTCTCGCCGCGCCAGGCGAAGGTGAGCGTGGCCGAGCGGAGGTTTGCGCCGATCACTCCGTTGCCCCCCTGCCAGCTCGCCCTCCCCTGGGAGAAGCCTGCCTCGCCGCTCAATTCGAGACGCTGCCCCGGCATGAGCCTGCCGTTGGCCTGTCCGCTCAGCTCCCCTTTGAGGTCCAGCGTCCCCGGAAGCCACGGCTTCAAGAGTTCGGGGCGGATGCCGCTCCAGCGCGCGGAAAGATCGCCCGTCTCCGGGATATTGAACCCGGCCGGGGAGTTGGAGAAGAAGGTGGCGGTCAGGCTCCCCCCTTGATCCAGCGTGAGGTCGACGGCGGCACGGCTGCCGGTGTTGTCCGCGTCCAGCCGCAGCGTGCTCTTCGCCACCAGCATCCGCTCCCCGTTCGAGGTGTAGGTTCCCGTGGCCGCGGCGCGGGCGCTCAGGGTCAGCTCTGCGCGCCTCCCCTTGGCGGGGTTGATCCGGCCGCGCCAGCCAAAGCCGATCTTGGCCTGGTCCAGCAAGGCGTCGAATTCCTCGCCCTGGGAAAGCCAGTTCAGATGCCCCTCCGAAACGCTACCTTCCCCTTTCACGTCGACCCTGCCGCCGGGAAGGAGGTTCCCGGTGACGTCCCCCCGCATCTTGCCGTCCACCAGCATCCCGGAAGGGAGGAAGGGGCGCAGCAGCGCGAGGTCGACTCCAGAAAGGGCAATGGCGAGATCGCCGCGGTTTGGCAGCGAGAGCGACGCGGGATCGCTTGAGTGGAGGTCGAGACGGGCCGCGCCGGCACCCTCCTTGAGAGCCAGATCGGCCAGGGCGGTGAGGCCGCCGGCCCCGCCGTTAATGGTGGCCTGGAACCGCTCCAGGTCGAGGTGCTGCCCGTCGATAACCATCCCCCCGTCAGCCTCCGCATGCCCGGAGACGTCGATCCGCCTGCGGCGCAGGAAAGCGACCTCCACCTCGCCCGAACTCTTGCCGTTAAGTTCGCCGCCGCTTAGCCAGTAGTTGGCGCGGGAGAGGTTTAGCGCGCTCCAGCTCGCTCGAAGGGAACCAGTCTTATCCCGCTCCAGGTTCCCGGCCAGCTCCACCCGCTCCCCCTGCGCCCCGACCAGTATCAGCGGCGAAAGGGCGAAGCGCCCCCCTCCCGCGACCACGGTCGCCGGGGCCGCGAGGGCGAAGGGGCCGACGCTGTCGGCGCCGGAGAAGCGCAGCAGCCGGCCGCGCCACTCGCCGCCGGCGTAGCCCCCCTCAATGCTCAGCTCGGCGTGATTCTCCCCGGAGGCCAGCCTCCCTTCGAGCTGGTGCCGCGCCAGCGTCCCCGCCAGCGAGAGGTGCGCTGTCTCCACCTGCGCTTTGCCGAGAGAGACCTCTTTCAAGGCCGCGTCCAGATGCACCGGGTACCCCTTTTCTTCGCCCAGGCTCGCCTTCACCTCCAGGGAGCCGACCCGGCCGCCGGAGGCGGCTATGTTGCGCCCGTTGCCGCTCACCGCACCGCTCAAGACGCCGTCGCGCCACCTGAACCATCCCCCCGCCCGCAGTTCGCCAGAAGCGGCCGGCACCGCCCCGGAGAGATCGCTCACGTCGGCCGCGAAATCGAAGCGGCGGTCGAGTTGCCCCGAACCGCGGGCGCTGAACCCTTTGCCGGCAAGGACCAGGCGTTTTACCAGCATCGTCTTGCCGAGGAAGCTCCCCTGCAGGTCGCCGCGCAGTTCGTGACCCTGCAGCCTGCTCTGAAGCAGATGCGCGTCCAGGCTCCCCCGGACCTCCCCCTGTTCCGGCACGTCGACGCTGCCGGTGAGGTCGAGGTTGACGACCCCTTTCCAGCTTGCCGCCAGTTGCGAGGAGTCGAGCCTCCTCCCCGCGAGCTTCCCGCTCACCAGCACTCCCTTCTCCCAGCCGATATCCAGCGCACCGCGCACCCCTCCACCCAGCCACTGCCCGGAGAGCGGAGCTAGCTTCACCCCGCTTTTGCCGCCGCGGTAGCCGGCGGCAAGGGTCGCCTTGCGCCACCCCTTACCCTGGTTGGCGAGGGAGAAGTTCCCCAGGTAGTTGGACGGGGTCCCGGAGAAGTTGAGCGTGCCGGAGATGAGGTCGGGAGTATTGAGTTCCTTGGAGAGGTCGAGTTCCGCCGCCCTGAGGGCGAGGTTCAATACCGGCTCGGTCTTGGTGAGGGTCATGCTTCCGCTGCCGGACAGGGTGCCGCGACGCCCGGGCCGCACCAGCTTGAGATTTCTCAGGTTGAAACCGGTGCTGGTGATGCCGAGTTCGCTGGTAAGCTCCAGGCGCGGTGCCCCCCCTCGCCTACCCGAAAGCACCAGCGGCCCCGCCATCTGCTCTGGGAGAGTCCCCGGCATAAGCCTCGCCTGCACCGAAAAAGCGTCCATATCAGCCACCGCGGCCGAGGGGCTCAGGCGCAGGTCGAGCGAGAGCGATGGGCGCCAGAGCCCCGCGGCCAGTTCGCCCGAGGCGGTTCCCCGGGAGGCCGAGATGCTTCCTCCGGTTAGGGTCAGCGTCCCCTCTTTGAGCGCGAGCGACGCCGCGAGCTCC
Proteins encoded in this region:
- a CDS encoding zinc ribbon domain-containing protein, yielding MKIICPNCHHRHRGHIPQSTITPFSLVCARCSTEFLVNWKIRLAGKTDDTIVVCSWCAAKQPDSDRCQYCGRPFYDYAHCRQTPRRAPKANPKRRDEKPVQAQRAAQGVPDTRRVAGRFPSAARRKICMLALTAIAVLGISLNSFWHKNSEQQYLTNYVIALYGIRSGLELSGRTCSDIAADWQKDLDAGREVSNDISRKESEDLATVKREIDLVMSKLKPAPEKLGRSSAKLQEMYDIYLEVHTLANRPFGSPKSIISTVDSLKTAFRLKVRELKQIMPPQLSDEITKSAVKYDLTFLDQENATGER
- a CDS encoding translocation/assembly module TamB domain-containing protein: MKRIALYLGGAILALALVVFAGLVWLVDTSSGARFALTTLDSFAGVEVTVQKVEGRLRDRLLLQGVTVSRPRMLVRVEKLRLVWDPERLLGGKLLVHELALRGVRIEDDTPLSEKAPELRWPRVSGAARSIDAEVTRFSLKELSYRHLQQPPSELKELAASLALKEGTLTLTGGSISASRGTASGELAAGLWRPSLSLDLRLSPSAAVADMDAFSVQARLMPGTLPEQMAGPLVLSGRRGGAPRLELTSELGITSTGFNLRNLKLVRPGRRGTLSGSGSMTLTKTEPVLNLALRAAELDLSKELNTPDLISGTLNFSGTPSNYLGNFSLANQGKGWRKATLAAGYRGGKSGVKLAPLSGQWLGGGVRGALDIGWEKGVLVSGKLAGRRLDSSQLAASWKGVVNLDLTGSVDVPEQGEVRGSLDAHLLQSRLQGHELRGDLQGSFLGKTMLVKRLVLAGKGFSARGSGQLDRRFDFAADVSDLSGAVPAASGELRAGGWFRWRDGVLSGAVSGNGRNIAASGGRVGSLEVKASLGEEKGYPVHLDAALKEVSLGKAQVETAHLSLAGTLARHQLEGRLASGENHAELSIEGGYAGGEWRGRLLRFSGADSVGPFALAAPATVVAGGGRFALSPLILVGAQGERVELAGNLERDKTGSLRASWSALNLSRANYWLSGGELNGKSSGEVEVAFLRRRRIDVSGHAEADGGMVIDGQHLDLERFQATINGGAGGLTALADLALKEGAGAARLDLHSSDPASLSLPNRGDLAIALSGVDLALLRPFLPSGMLVDGKMRGDVTGNLLPGGRVDVKGEGSVSEGHLNWLSQGEEFDALLDQAKIGFGWRGRINPAKGRRAELTLSARAAATGTYTSNGERMLVAKSTLRLDADNTGSRAAVDLTLDQGGSLTATFFSNSPAGFNIPETGDLSARWSGIRPELLKPWLPGTLDLKGELSGQANGRLMPGQRLELSGEAGFSQGRASWQGGNGVIGANLRSATLTFAWRGETLTGNLALALADYGQAQGNILLPIPARLPVAQDPRGAVRGSFAGKVKESGFLTSLFPGLVQETHGALDLDLTLSGTWGDPALVGSLRLADAGAYLPSAGIRLTGVELSALLTHNQIRIERLRARSGEGELVGNLLVQLNGREIAGYTGTLSGQGFQTVYLPELRMTTSPQLTFKGEGDRVTLQGEIGVPEMLILGSPAHQAETASSDVILEGAPAESARKPFPLVLDGRVKVVLGDKVRVEASGIDARLVGDMDLVLKGIDNIESSGEIRVVQGRYRAYGMDLEIVRGRIYYVNDPVNRPTLDILALRTVGDVKAGVTVGGFLNTPVVKLYSEPPMPEVDILAYMVLGHPLGASGEQGALLATAAASLFSFGKSESVQEQVKDRLGLSTLGLETVDTSKAGRMGYKEISTTPGGAAAAEPAGGQSLFTVGKYLTPELYLSYGRSLITGENLFRLRYDIYRRWQIETQSGSESGADLYYKLEFD